One part of the Candidatus Borreliella tachyglossi genome encodes these proteins:
- a CDS encoding N-acetylmuramoyl-L-alanine amidase family protein encodes MILSINLIFLCAILKAQEFDYVNILDVLDGRFFKFNFSIESDILTIEHVKGHLKFKVGFEYGLSSIGYYIYVDPILLKEGEILITKRALMQIENHFKSLQSYNRPRITSIVVDPGHGGHDGGAVVTHNINGHDITLLEKDFALTYSIHLYKILSNYFLDRNIFLTRVDDVFVPLKDRAEFANAIKPEFPNNVIFLSIHANKAPSPEARGVEFWYLPQNSKREVVRNLKGYDIRDNRYLRELNDILDIKYKYESKKLAEILYKIFINALDETKIRSIREEQWFVIKNSSMPAVLVEIGFLSNISDAMLILDYNYMSKVNILILESLIEFIEFYEK; translated from the coding sequence ATAATATTATCGATTAATTTAATCTTTTTATGTGCGATTTTGAAGGCTCAGGAGTTTGATTATGTTAATATCCTTGATGTACTTGATGGGAGATTCTTTAAGTTTAACTTTAGCATTGAAAGTGATATTCTGACTATTGAGCATGTAAAGGGACACCTTAAATTTAAGGTGGGATTTGAATATGGTCTTTCCTCTATTGGTTATTATATTTACGTAGATCCTATTCTGTTAAAAGAAGGAGAGATCTTAATAACCAAAAGGGCTTTGATGCAGATTGAAAACCATTTTAAATCCTTGCAAAGTTATAATAGGCCAAGAATAACATCGATAGTAGTAGATCCTGGGCATGGTGGGCATGATGGAGGAGCTGTTGTTACTCATAATATAAATGGCCATGACATTACTCTTTTAGAAAAGGACTTTGCTTTAACTTATTCTATACATTTGTATAAGATCTTGAGTAATTATTTCCTAGACAGAAATATTTTCTTGACACGTGTAGATGATGTTTTTGTGCCATTAAAGGATAGGGCTGAGTTTGCGAATGCAATTAAGCCAGAATTTCCAAATAATGTAATATTTTTGTCAATACATGCAAATAAGGCACCAAGTCCTGAAGCTAGGGGAGTTGAGTTTTGGTATCTTCCACAAAATTCAAAAAGGGAAGTGGTTAGAAATTTGAAAGGATATGATATTAGAGATAATCGATACTTAAGAGAACTCAATGATATATTAGATATCAAATATAAGTATGAATCAAAAAAATTAGCTGAAATTCTGTATAAGATTTTTATAAATGCTTTAGATGAAACTAAAATTAGATCCATTAGAGAGGAACAATGGTTTGTAATAAAGAATAGTAGTATGCCTGCTGTATTAGTTGAGATTGGGTTTTTATCAAATATTTCTGATGCAATGTTAATTTTGGATTATAATTACATGAGTAAAGTAAATATATTAATACTCGAATCTTTAATTGAATTTATTGAATTTTATGAAAAATAG
- the psgB gene encoding HemN-related non-iron pseudo-SAM protein PsgB, with the protein MRVNFLPLSDLSIYIDITNCFKYSFLNKILSELNCYLEALSYPKIRTLYIKHQKDLSFINEANLESFLASLSESIDLVQLSEFTFEVYSRGVTPSFLRILNNFSVSRISLNIKSFSQKFLGIMGASRVSFKKVNAVIDNIRRFNFDLNIDLNIQIPYQEKMELKRDLVRLVGFVPEHICLSEISIDEKNFIKNLFGDTSCEDEDQAEDFWFYALDFLESSGYINYEISNFALKGHESKHNLRYWRLEPYLGLGMNSVSLLIGTCGNEFTALIRKDDNFLESEKSSATFEMISNLDFFIFHFMTNLGTRDGLSISVLERRFRYNREDFVKFIDYLLSLNKEVIFSNNILYLNGYERFKLDFYLHLIREYLLSNSFKVNFKFL; encoded by the coding sequence ATGAGAGTGAATTTTTTACCCTTAAGTGATTTAAGTATTTATATTGATATTACTAATTGCTTTAAGTATTCTTTTTTAAATAAAATATTGAGTGAGTTGAATTGTTATTTAGAGGCTTTGAGTTATCCAAAAATTAGAACTCTTTATATTAAACATCAGAAAGATTTATCTTTCATTAATGAGGCTAATTTGGAGTCTTTTTTAGCTTCTTTATCTGAGAGTATTGACCTTGTTCAATTGAGTGAGTTTACCTTCGAAGTGTATTCTAGAGGGGTTACACCTTCTTTTTTAAGGATTTTAAATAATTTTTCTGTTAGTAGGATTAGTCTTAATATAAAGAGCTTTTCTCAGAAATTTTTAGGAATTATGGGCGCTTCTAGGGTGTCTTTTAAAAAGGTAAATGCCGTGATTGATAATATTCGCAGGTTTAATTTTGATTTGAATATTGATTTAAATATTCAAATACCCTATCAAGAGAAAATGGAGCTTAAACGTGATTTAGTAAGGTTAGTGGGATTTGTTCCTGAGCATATTTGTCTCTCAGAAATTTCAATTGATGAGAAGAATTTTATTAAGAATCTTTTTGGTGATACCTCTTGTGAAGATGAGGATCAGGCTGAAGATTTTTGGTTTTATGCTCTTGATTTTTTAGAATCTAGTGGTTATATAAATTATGAGATTTCAAATTTTGCTTTAAAGGGGCACGAAAGTAAGCATAATTTAAGATATTGGAGACTTGAACCATATTTAGGTCTTGGGATGAATTCTGTTAGTTTACTTATTGGTACCTGTGGGAATGAATTTACGGCCCTAATTAGGAAGGATGATAATTTTTTAGAGAGTGAAAAATCTTCTGCAACTTTTGAAATGATAAGCAATTTAGATTTTTTTATTTTTCACTTTATGACAAATCTTGGAACCAGAGATGGGCTGAGTATTTCTGTTTTGGAGCGTAGATTTAGATACAATCGAGAAGATTTTGTTAAATTTATTGACTATCTTTTGAGCTTAAATAAAGAAGTGATTTTTAGCAATAATATTCTTTATTTAAATGGGTATGAAAGATTTAAATTGGATTTTTATCTTCACTTGATTAGGGAATATTTACTTAGCAATTCTTTTAAAGTCAATTTTAAGTTTCTTTAA
- the era gene encoding GTPase Era, protein MKSGFVAIIGRPSTGKSTLLNSICGHQISIVSSNPQTTRNKIKGIFTDKRGQIIFIDTPGFHLSTKKFNIALMNNVYSSITEVELILYLIDIQDEPGTEEHELLKIINKSRVNFLVVINKIDIKKTKEREIMLFLEESEIKKESIIKISAKNKINIEELKNKIYENFKEGPLYYPEEYYTDQEMNLRISEIIRGITIKKLKEELPYSLYTEIDTLEEKRNKLFIRANIIVAGESQKGIIVGKEGKGIKTIGEEARSTISKIFKKRCNLFLQVKLKKNWNKETKVIKALIN, encoded by the coding sequence ATGAAATCAGGCTTTGTAGCAATAATAGGTAGACCCTCAACAGGAAAATCTACCCTCCTAAATTCAATATGTGGGCACCAAATATCTATTGTCTCATCAAACCCACAAACAACCAGAAACAAAATAAAAGGAATTTTTACAGACAAAAGGGGTCAAATTATTTTTATAGACACCCCGGGTTTTCACCTAAGTACAAAGAAATTCAATATAGCATTGATGAATAATGTATACTCCTCAATTACAGAAGTAGAACTAATCCTTTACCTAATTGATATCCAAGATGAACCTGGCACTGAAGAGCATGAACTATTGAAAATCATTAACAAATCCAGAGTTAATTTTTTAGTAGTCATAAACAAAATTGACATTAAAAAAACAAAAGAAAGAGAAATAATGCTATTTTTAGAAGAATCAGAAATAAAGAAAGAAAGTATTATAAAAATCTCTGCAAAGAATAAAATTAATATTGAAGAACTTAAAAACAAGATTTACGAAAATTTCAAAGAAGGACCTCTTTACTATCCAGAAGAATATTATACAGATCAAGAAATGAATTTGCGAATTAGTGAAATAATTAGAGGTATCACTATTAAAAAACTTAAAGAAGAATTACCATATTCCCTATACACAGAGATTGATACCCTAGAAGAGAAAAGAAACAAACTTTTCATTAGGGCAAATATTATTGTAGCTGGCGAGAGTCAAAAGGGTATCATTGTTGGCAAGGAAGGGAAAGGAATAAAAACAATTGGAGAAGAAGCAAGAAGCACAATATCAAAAATATTTAAGAAGAGATGTAATTTATTCCTACAAGTCAAATTAAAGAAAAATTGGAATAAAGAAACTAAAGTAATTAAAGCGCTAATAAATTAG
- a CDS encoding flagellar filament outer layer protein FlaA, with product MTKVKGFIYVVLFFMLFNPLFGQEVAGTGDGAQKNEPGPGELVLDFSELARDPSPTKLDLTNYVDYVYSGASGIVKQEDMIMDLGINNWSVLLTPSARMQAYVKNSIVAPAVVKSDSKRYAGDTILGVRVLFPSHSQASAMIMPPFKIPFYSGENGNQFLGKGLIDNVKTMKEVKVTVYSLGYEVDLEVLFEDMNGMEYAYPLGTLKFKGWADLVWSNPNYIPVVNSRMVKDDIPNYPLASSKMRFKAFRVTKYHSSKEQNFIFYVKDVRVLYDKLSVSLDSDIDSESVFKVYETDGTESLRKLKAQETFKRVLRLRENVSIPEESFQDFLERDKYDKAGTDTPAK from the coding sequence ATGACAAAAGTAAAGGGTTTTATTTATGTTGTATTGTTTTTTATGCTGTTTAATCCTCTTTTTGGACAAGAAGTGGCTGGGACGGGGGATGGTGCTCAGAAAAATGAGCCTGGGCCTGGAGAATTAGTGCTTGATTTTTCTGAGCTCGCGAGAGATCCAAGTCCAACTAAGCTTGATCTTACAAATTATGTTGATTATGTTTATTCTGGTGCTTCGGGTATTGTTAAACAGGAAGACATGATAATGGATCTTGGAATAAATAATTGGAGTGTTTTATTGACTCCTTCAGCAAGAATGCAGGCTTATGTGAAAAATTCTATTGTTGCTCCTGCTGTTGTTAAGAGTGATTCTAAAAGGTATGCGGGTGATACTATTTTGGGAGTACGAGTATTATTTCCAAGTCATTCTCAAGCTTCTGCAATGATTATGCCTCCGTTTAAGATTCCTTTTTATTCTGGGGAGAATGGGAATCAGTTTTTAGGTAAGGGTCTTATTGATAATGTTAAGACTATGAAAGAAGTCAAGGTAACTGTTTACAGCTTGGGTTATGAGGTAGATCTTGAAGTTTTATTTGAAGATATGAATGGTATGGAGTATGCTTATCCTTTAGGAACTTTGAAATTTAAGGGTTGGGCGGATTTAGTGTGGTCAAATCCCAACTATATTCCAGTCGTAAATTCTAGAATGGTTAAAGATGATATTCCTAATTATCCTTTGGCCTCAAGTAAGATGAGATTTAAGGCATTTAGAGTTACAAAATATCATAGTTCAAAAGAGCAGAATTTTATTTTTTATGTTAAGGATGTTCGAGTTCTTTATGATAAGTTAAGCGTTTCCTTAGACTCTGATATTGATAGTGAATCTGTTTTTAAGGTTTATGAGACAGATGGAACGGAGTCTTTGCGTAAATTAAAAGCACAAGAAACTTTTAAAAGGGTTTTAAGGCTTAGGGAAAATGTGTCAATACCAGAGGAATCTTTCCAAGATTTTCTAGAGAGAGATAAATACGATAAAGCTGGAACGGATACTCCAGCAAAATAA
- a CDS encoding flagellar filament outsheath protein, with amino-acid sequence MKNSMLNTFLKCRFIYFNFLSLNREKYTITLAVLLFLSFLFSSYMIFLNYDSIFSRKMFYFYSEHDLIYDLRYLKEKKFLKGSLDSLVKDFLLGNSKGVSLKVGTRNTKLLYSFMSDHVYFINLSKEFYDSFDNGGYYDSDKLRVNLFIRSLKETINFNYPGYVRKIVIFIEGYILHDKGNDLTNSDVLFKSN; translated from the coding sequence ATGAAAAATAGTATGTTAAATACATTTTTAAAATGTAGGTTTATTTATTTCAATTTCCTTAGTCTTAATAGAGAAAAATATACTATAACACTAGCTGTGCTTTTATTTTTGAGTTTTTTATTTTCTTCATACATGATTTTTTTAAATTATGATAGTATCTTTTCTAGGAAGATGTTCTACTTTTATTCTGAACATGACTTGATTTATGATTTGAGATATTTAAAGGAGAAGAAATTTTTAAAAGGGAGCTTGGATTCTTTAGTGAAAGATTTTCTGTTGGGCAATAGTAAGGGAGTTTCTTTGAAGGTGGGAACAAGGAATACAAAGCTTTTGTATTCCTTTATGAGTGATCATGTATATTTTATAAATCTATCAAAGGAATTTTATGATTCTTTTGATAATGGTGGTTATTATGATTCTGATAAACTTAGGGTGAATTTGTTTATTAGGTCATTAAAAGAAACAATTAATTTTAATTATCCTGGGTATGTTAGAAAAATTGTTATTTTTATTGAGGGTTATATTTTGCATGATAAGGGTAACGATTTGACAAATTCAGATGTTTTATTCAAAAGTAATTAA
- a CDS encoding DnaJ domain-containing protein yields the protein MTKGYYDILGIRKNATTEEIKKAYKKLAIKYHPDKNKGNKFAEEKFKEINEAYEILSSPQKKANYDHLGNADFSTNHNRKPFDKGFKSTSFDSFETFDFFSDIFEGSTRGIIKDKEITINISLYDAYMGGKKSALISNERIEINIPRGTIETTKLKINGKGNINPISGRRGNLIVKFAISSYKNFNLKGRNLETKINVYPWEIALGSEKIFETIEGKKIKIRIPKDIKTDETLSLRGLGMPTLGNTIAGDLRVNLIIEVPKIINNEVKTLYERLKEIYN from the coding sequence ATGACTAAAGGGTACTATGACATACTTGGAATACGAAAAAATGCAACTACTGAAGAGATAAAAAAAGCCTACAAAAAGCTAGCTATAAAATACCATCCTGACAAAAATAAAGGAAATAAATTTGCTGAAGAAAAATTTAAAGAAATAAATGAAGCTTATGAGATTCTATCATCCCCTCAAAAAAAAGCCAATTATGATCATTTAGGAAATGCAGATTTTAGTACCAATCATAACAGAAAGCCTTTTGATAAAGGATTTAAAAGCACTAGTTTTGATTCTTTTGAAACTTTTGATTTCTTCTCTGATATTTTTGAAGGATCTACAAGAGGAATAATTAAAGATAAAGAGATAACAATTAATATTTCATTGTATGATGCTTATATGGGAGGGAAAAAATCAGCACTCATAAGCAATGAAAGAATTGAAATTAATATCCCAAGAGGAACAATAGAAACTACTAAATTAAAGATCAATGGAAAAGGAAATATCAATCCAATTTCTGGGAGGAGAGGCAACTTAATTGTAAAGTTCGCAATATCAAGTTATAAAAATTTTAACCTAAAGGGGAGAAACTTAGAAACAAAAATTAATGTATACCCATGGGAAATCGCTCTAGGAAGTGAAAAAATTTTTGAAACAATTGAAGGTAAAAAAATAAAGATAAGAATTCCAAAAGATATAAAAACAGACGAAACACTTAGCTTAAGAGGTCTTGGAATGCCAACACTTGGAAATACTATAGCAGGAGATCTTAGAGTTAATCTAATAATAGAAGTACCCAAAATAATTAATAATGAAGTAAAAACCCTTTATGAGAGATTAAAAGAAATATACAATTAA
- a CDS encoding DUF192 domain-containing protein has protein sequence MLRAFLAFFILIFCVSCVASHVYDKEIIINDAKFFVKLAIDELTRAKGYMGTKIIDENNGILFIFKKERNLSFWMKDTPVPLEIAYIDSGGIIKEIYSLIPFEEKSVNSKYKVKYALEVPSGSFSKFKVKIGNRVKFNFDVDSLEVE, from the coding sequence ATTCTGAGAGCTTTTTTAGCTTTTTTTATTTTAATTTTTTGTGTATCCTGTGTGGCTAGTCATGTTTATGACAAAGAGATTATCATTAATGATGCCAAGTTTTTTGTTAAGCTTGCGATCGATGAGCTTACTAGAGCTAAAGGTTATATGGGAACAAAAATCATAGATGAAAATAATGGCATACTTTTTATATTTAAGAAAGAGAGGAATTTATCGTTTTGGATGAAAGACACGCCTGTGCCACTTGAAATTGCTTATATTGACTCTGGAGGTATTATTAAGGAAATTTATAGTTTAATACCTTTCGAGGAAAAAAGCGTGAATTCTAAATATAAGGTTAAGTATGCTCTTGAGGTACCTAGTGGATCTTTTTCTAAGTTTAAAGTCAAAATAGGTAATAGGGTGAAATTTAATTTTGATGTTGATTCTTTGGAAGTAGAATGA
- the lysS gene encoding lysine--tRNA ligase has protein sequence MKTAHWADFYAKKIIEEKGKKEQYTVASGITPSGTVHIGNFREVISVDLVARALRDAGHVVRFIYSWDNYDVFRKVPKNMPKQELLETYLRQAITRVPDTKTNESSYARANEVEFEKYLPTVGINPEFIDQSLQYMSSAYSSQIKFALDHKDELAQALNEYRTTKLEDNWYPISVFCTTCNKDTTTVRGYNHCYSIEYYCECGHKESLDLRKTGAVKLPWRIDWPMRWKYESVDFEPAGKDHHSSGGSFDTSKKIVKIFGGAPPITFQYDFISIKGRGGKISSSSGDVVSLKDVLEVYTPEVTRFLFVATRPNIEFSISFDLDVIKIYEDYDKFERVYYGIDEIKENKKEAFRRIYELSQPNLPDKDIPYQIGFRHLSVICQIFEGDKDKIFKYLNDVKESQKEKLINKIDCALNWVSNFAPADFKFSLRSKFDDIESLKDDKHKIKQLLDFLKKDFENITEKDIQNEIYNIARYNNIDPPLFFKHLYNILINKNKGPKLAGFIKTIGINKFEEIVKHYI, from the coding sequence ATGAAAACAGCTCACTGGGCGGATTTCTATGCAAAAAAAATCATAGAAGAAAAGGGCAAAAAAGAACAGTATACAGTTGCATCAGGAATTACTCCGTCAGGAACCGTGCATATTGGAAACTTTAGAGAAGTCATTTCTGTTGACCTTGTAGCACGAGCACTAAGAGATGCGGGTCATGTTGTAAGATTTATCTATTCTTGGGATAATTATGATGTATTTAGAAAAGTGCCAAAAAACATGCCAAAACAAGAATTACTTGAAACCTATTTAAGACAGGCCATAACAAGAGTTCCTGATACAAAAACTAATGAATCAAGTTATGCAAGAGCAAACGAAGTTGAATTTGAAAAATATTTACCCACTGTAGGAATTAATCCAGAATTTATAGACCAAAGTCTACAATACATGTCAAGTGCTTATTCAAGTCAAATTAAGTTCGCGTTAGATCATAAGGATGAACTAGCACAAGCCCTAAATGAGTATAGAACAACAAAGCTTGAAGATAATTGGTACCCTATTAGCGTTTTTTGCACTACATGCAACAAAGATACCACGACTGTCAGAGGATATAATCATTGTTATTCTATTGAATACTATTGTGAATGTGGGCATAAGGAATCACTTGATTTGAGAAAAACAGGGGCTGTGAAACTTCCATGGAGAATTGATTGGCCAATGCGGTGGAAATACGAAAGTGTTGACTTTGAACCTGCTGGAAAAGATCATCATAGTAGTGGCGGGAGTTTTGACACCTCAAAAAAAATTGTAAAAATTTTTGGAGGTGCTCCTCCTATAACATTTCAGTATGACTTCATATCGATCAAGGGACGTGGCGGAAAAATATCCTCATCATCTGGCGATGTTGTATCATTGAAAGATGTACTTGAAGTATATACTCCTGAGGTAACAAGATTTTTATTTGTAGCAACAAGACCTAATATAGAGTTTTCAATATCATTCGATCTTGATGTAATAAAAATCTACGAAGATTACGATAAATTTGAAAGAGTGTACTATGGAATTGATGAGATTAAGGAAAACAAAAAAGAAGCTTTTAGGAGAATTTACGAACTATCCCAGCCAAACTTGCCAGACAAAGATATTCCCTATCAAATTGGCTTTAGACATTTAAGCGTAATCTGTCAAATTTTTGAAGGAGACAAAGATAAGATTTTCAAATATTTAAATGATGTCAAAGAATCCCAAAAAGAAAAGCTTATAAATAAGATTGATTGTGCCCTTAACTGGGTAAGCAACTTTGCACCTGCAGACTTTAAATTTTCACTAAGGTCTAAATTTGACGACATTGAATCCCTAAAAGATGACAAACACAAGATAAAGCAATTATTAGATTTCCTAAAAAAAGACTTTGAAAATATAACTGAAAAAGATATTCAAAATGAAATTTATAATATCGCAAGATACAATAACATTGATCCTCCATTATTCTTTAAGCATCTTTACAATATACTAATCAATAAAAACAAAGGACCAAAATTAGCAGGATTTATTAAAACAATCGGTATCAACAAATTTGAAGAAATCGTAAAACACTATATTTAG
- the gpmA gene encoding 2,3-diphosphoglycerate-dependent phosphoglycerate mutase, with protein sequence MYKLVLVRHGESEWNKENLFTGWTDVKLSEKGISEALEGGRVLKREGYSFDIAFSSVLVRANDTLNIILSELGQSYINVEKSWRLNERHYGALQGLNKAETAAKYGDDKVLIWRRSYDVPPMSLEESDKRHPIHDLRYRGIPKKELPSTECLKDTVTRVIPYWTDKIARAVLEGKRVIIAAHGNSLRALVKYLDNMSDDDILKLNIPTGIPLVYELDKDLKPTKHYYLGDEDTIKAAMEAVANQGRAK encoded by the coding sequence ATGTACAAATTAGTTTTAGTGCGACATGGTGAGAGTGAATGGAATAAGGAAAATCTTTTTACAGGTTGGACTGATGTTAAACTTTCTGAGAAGGGTATTTCAGAAGCTTTAGAGGGTGGTAGAGTTCTTAAACGAGAAGGATATTCTTTCGACATTGCTTTCAGTTCAGTCTTGGTAAGAGCGAATGATACCTTAAACATTATTTTGAGTGAGTTAGGGCAATCTTATATTAACGTAGAGAAATCTTGGAGACTTAATGAGAGACATTATGGGGCTTTGCAAGGGCTGAATAAAGCTGAAACGGCTGCAAAGTATGGAGATGATAAGGTTTTAATCTGGAGACGTAGTTATGATGTTCCTCCTATGTCTTTAGAAGAGTCTGATAAGCGTCATCCAATTCATGATTTGAGGTATAGGGGAATTCCTAAGAAGGAGCTTCCCTCAACAGAATGCTTAAAAGATACTGTTACAAGAGTTATTCCTTATTGGACAGATAAAATTGCTAGGGCTGTTCTTGAAGGGAAAAGGGTCATTATTGCTGCTCATGGCAATTCTTTAAGAGCTCTTGTTAAGTATCTTGATAATATGAGTGACGATGATATATTAAAGCTCAATATTCCCACTGGGATTCCTTTGGTTTATGAACTTGATAAAGATTTAAAACCTACTAAGCACTATTACTTAGGTGATGAAGATACGATAAAAGCTGCTATGGAGGCTGTTGCTAATCAAGGCAGAGCAAAATAA
- the rpiA gene encoding ribose 5-phosphate isomerase A codes for MEEQKKLVAQYAIDHYVTNNMHLGIGTGTTVFYAINYLSEKIKSGALGNLKLYPTSNDTKYLLAREGISYESRFAKFSKTLDITIDGADEILLEKKALLKGGGAAHLMEKVVAYNSEELLIIADETKIVETLGKKTSVPIEIAKDSLKFIMARLERMNFNPVLRSCKLKAGPILTDNNNYILDVKMNIENPEGAERYFKLFPGILEVGIFNHQNTKIIYYQNGQIKET; via the coding sequence ATGGAAGAGCAAAAAAAATTAGTTGCACAATACGCTATTGATCATTATGTAACAAATAACATGCATCTTGGAATCGGAACAGGAACAACCGTCTTTTATGCAATTAATTATTTAAGCGAAAAAATAAAATCAGGAGCTCTAGGGAATTTAAAGCTCTACCCAACAAGTAACGATACAAAATATCTACTTGCAAGAGAAGGAATTTCCTATGAATCTAGGTTTGCAAAATTTAGCAAAACCCTAGATATCACGATTGATGGTGCTGATGAAATTTTATTAGAAAAAAAAGCTTTACTAAAGGGCGGTGGAGCAGCTCATTTAATGGAAAAAGTAGTAGCTTACAATTCTGAAGAACTATTAATTATTGCAGATGAAACAAAAATTGTCGAAACTTTGGGAAAAAAAACATCTGTACCAATTGAAATTGCTAAAGATTCTCTTAAATTTATTATGGCCAGATTAGAGCGAATGAACTTTAATCCCGTTTTAAGATCTTGCAAACTTAAAGCAGGTCCAATACTCACCGACAATAATAACTATATCTTAGATGTAAAAATGAATATTGAAAACCCTGAAGGAGCTGAAAGATACTTCAAGCTGTTTCCAGGAATACTTGAAGTTGGCATTTTCAACCATCAAAATACCAAAATTATATATTATCAAAATGGACAAATTAAAGAAACTTAA